GTCAATTAGGAAATGAAATTAAGAGACTCGAGGATGCGGGAGCCGATATGATACATGTTGATGTAATGGATGGTCATTTCGTTCCCAATTTAACTATTGGACCTCCAGTCATTAAGGCTCTTAGAAAATATTCAGAATTAACTTTTGATGTGCATTTAATGATTTCACCTGTTCACAAATATATAAAGGATTTTGCAGATGCAGGAGCTGATATAATTACTATACACCCGGAAGCTACTGATAATTTGGCAGAGTCAATAAAACATATTAAAAGTTTTAAAAAAAAGGTTGGTATTTCTCTAAATCCAAATACTGAGGTCAACATAATAGAAAATGAATTAGAAAATGTAGATTTGATTTTAGTCATGAGTGTACATCCAGGTTTTGGAGGTCAGAAATTTATTCCTGAAGTTATTAAAAAAATTGAATTATTAAAAAAACTTAAAGATGATAAAAATTATAAATACGATATTGAAGTGGATGGTGGGATAAATTTTTCTAATTCAAAGGATGTAATAAATGCAGGTGCAAATATTCTTGTATCAGGAACTACAATATTTAAAGAAAACAACGGAAACATTAAAAAAAATATAGAAACACTTAAAGAAGTGTAGAATGCTGTTAGATGGATTTTTTGAAACCTTAAGTGAGTTTACAGACATAATAAAAAAAAAATTCAGAAATATTTACCAAAATTCGAGTTTCTACGAAAAGAAAATCTCTAAAACTTTTGATAATGAGTTCATATACAAACCAAGTCCTCACTTACTTTCATCAATAATCAAATACCAAAACAAAAAATATAAAATTGAGGATTTTGAACTAGAGACAGTTTGGAATAATCAAATTAAATCTAGAGATTTTAAAAAATTGAATAATTTTTTTTGGTTGTTTAGTCTTGACCTTAAATCCTCAAAAAATTCTGTGAAAAAAGTTATAACTAATTGGATAAACAATAATAGTCACTTCAAAAAAGAAAGTTGGGAATTTGATATGACTGCTAAACGTATTATCTCTTGTCTATCTAATCACCAGCTTACTTATGACGATAATGATAAAGAATATAGATCAATATTTGATCACATGATTCAAAAACAAACTAATCATTTATTAAATGAGATAAAAAACTCTAAAGATTTAGAAAATAAAGTAATTGGTTGCACAGCAATAATTCTAACAGGACTATGTTACAAAATTAATAAAAACTATTTAGAGATTGGATTAAGTTTTCTAAAGAAAATTACTGTCTCCTCAATAGATAATCAAGGTTTTACAAGATCAAGAAATATAAAACAGTTAATTTTTTTTTTAAAATATTTTGTTCTTATAAGAGAATGGTTTAAAGAAGCTCAAGTTGAAGTTCCAGATCACATAGAAGAAAATATTTATTACTTTGGACAAGGTTATGCTTTTATAAGACAAAATATAGCTACAGATCTTTTGTTTAATGGGAATAATAATTCTAATACTTATGATTTAGATAATTATCTTAAGAGGCTTGGTTATAAATTTAAAAATGAAAACAAAGATTATGGTGGATATATTATCTTAAAAAACAAAAAAATTTGTTTAGCAATGGATGCAGGATCTTCACCGAATTCCAAGTATACTCACGATTATCAATCGGGTGCTCTTTCATTTGAAATAATTTCAAATGGAAGAAAGCTTATAACTAATTGTGGTTATTACAAAAAAAATAATCAAAACCTTAATGAGATATCAAAATCTTCTGCCGTACACAGTACATTAATAATTGACGATAATTCCTCATGCAAATTTACAAAAAAGAAAGATGAGTTGATTTTAAAAACAGGTTTAAAAATTACTCAAAGAAATTCTGTGTGTGAGAAAAATTATTGGAAAATCAATGCTGCTCATGATGGATATTTGAAAAAATTTAAATCAATTCATGAGAGAAATATTGAATTTTTTCCTGAGCAAATGAAATTTGTTGGAAATGATAAGATTATTAGAAAAAAAAATAATCATAATTTAAAGTTTGATATTCGATTTCATTTAGAACCAAATATTAAATTAATGAAAACTCAAGATAATAAATCCATTTTAATAGAATTGGAAGATGAGGGTTGGAAATTTACTTGTGATAATTATGAAATTAATATTGATAATGGATTATACTTCGGTAATAAAAATTCATATATTGAGAACCAAAATATTTTTATATCTGGAATATTAAATAATAATGAAGAGAACGTTAGATGGGAAATTAAAAAGATATAATGAAAAAAATTAGATCAGCTTTAATATCATTATCTGATAAATCTAATCTTAAGCCTTTATTACAAGAATTGAGTAGAAATAATATCAAAATGATTAGTTCTGGTGGAACATTTAAAGCAATTAAGAAACTTAAATTCAAATGTTTAGATGTTTCAGATTTTACAGGATTTAAGGAAATACTTAATGGAAGAGTCAAAACTTTACACCCAAAAATACATGCTGGAATTTTAAACAAAAGGAGTAACAAATCTCACTCTAGTGATATTAAAAAAAATAATTTTGAGAATATTGATTTAGTAATAGTTAATTTCTATCCATTTGAAAAAACAATTGAACAAACTAAGAATCATTCAAAAATAATAGAAAATATTGATGTTGGCGGGCCAACTATGGTTAGAGCTGCTGCAAAAAATTATAATGATGTGACTGTAATAACATCTGTTGATCATTATTCAGAACTTATAAATGAATTAAAGAAAAACAAAGGTAGCACTTCACTTAAATTTAGAGAAAAAATGTCTAGATTAGCATTTGGTGAGACTGCGTATTATGATGCTGTAATTTCTAATTATTTTAATAAGTTTTACAATATTAATTTCCCTAAAAGAAAAATTCTTTATACTAATTTAGTAGAAAAACTTAGATATGGAGAAAATCCCCACCAATTAGGTGCCTTTTATTCTCAAAACATAAAAAATAAATTAGAACAAATACATGGAAAAACTTTAAGTTATAATAATTACAGTGATATTTTTGCTGCACTTACCATTTCAAAATCACTACCAAAAAATACTGGTACAGTTATTGTCAAACACGGAAACCCTTGTGGCGTCTCGGCTTTAAAAAATAATTTAGAAAGTTATAAATCTGCCTTAGAAACCGATCCAATAAGTGCATTTGGTGGTATCGTTTCATGTAACTATAAGGTCACTCAAAAACTCGCTTTTATGCTAAATAAAATTTTTCTTGAAGTAATTGTGGCCAATGGTTTTGATAAAAAGGCTCTTAAAATATTAAAATCAAAAAAAAATCTTAGGCTGATAGATTCCTCAAAAATTTCATTCAGTGAAGTATGGAAATTCAACTCTTTAGATAATTTTACACTTATGCAATCAGAAGATAAAAAGATTTTTTCAAAAAAAGATTTTAGAATTGTTTCAAAAAAACAACCAAGTAAATCTCAGCTTGATAATTTAATGTTTGCATTTAATGTTTGTCGATATACAAAATCAAATGCAATCGTTCTTGCTAGTAATAAATCTACTATTGGCATTGGATCAGGACAACCCAGTAGATTGGACAGCTGTAAGATTGCAGTAGACAAAATGAACAAGTTTTCAAAAATCAAAAATGATATTGTAGCTGCATCAGATGCTTTTTTTCCATTTGTTGATGGGGTAGAAAAACTAGTTCAGTCAGGAGTTAGTGCAATAGTTCAGCCTGCTGGATCAATAAGAGATAAGGAAATTATAAAATTTGCTAACGAAACAAATACTGTTTTGATTTTTTCGAAAACTCGTCATTTTAGACATTAATAATTTTATCAATTTTAGCAGCTAATATAAAATCGTTTTCAGATAAACCTTCGATAGCATGAGTTGTAATATTAATCCTAGCATATCCCCATCCAAACATAATATCTGGATGATGCCCCTCGTTCTCTGAGACTCTTCCTACCTCATTTACAAATTTTTGACTTTCTATAAAATTTTTAAACTCAAATTTTTTTTCCAAAAGATAAACTTTTTTATCATTTTGAACAATTTCCCAGCCATCTACTTTTTTTTGATATTTATGAATTTCAGAAATATCAAAAGCCTTAACACCACCCTCACAAGGAACACATTTTTTTTCTAATAAATCACTCATAAATAAAAATTATACTTTTTTTAATATCATTATTCCATTCCAAAAACTTGGGTGACAATGGTTATTAGCAGTTTTTATCTCTTTTATGATTTTAAAGTTAGATTTAGTTTTGTTTATAAAGTCTAATGTACCCTCATAGACTTCATCAAAGTTTATGTCATCAATTAATACTACAGAACCAATATTTAAGAATTTGTCAGCTATTTCTAAATTTTTAAATTGATTATTATAAGAATGTTCTCCGTCATAAAAATAAAAATCAAATTTATCTTTGGTATGGTCTAAAGACTCAAAATATTTTTCATAATCTTGCTCAAAAAAAAAATGATTACTTTTTTTTGAATTTTCAAAATTTTTAATGAAATCATTTTTTGGTCCTGTAAATTGAGAAAAATTATCAACACCAATTACTTTACATTGGGTATTAATCATCCCTGCAACTAAGGAAAAGCCTTTCCAACATCCAATATTTAAGTAAACCTGATTTTTAGATAAATTTTTACATATTCTGTTTATCAAGTATCCAATAGCGTATGTTGACATGCTATCTATCTTAATTAATTCTTTTCTTAAATCTAAATCAATCTTTTCTTTGTTTATAATACAATTATCAAAAACGTAATTTTTTTCTTTTTTAAAAATTTTATAAAAAGATTTCATAAATCTAAATTTATAAGAAGATCTATAATCATCTTTTGGACTAACTTTGAAACTTATGTCATTAAATATATTTTCAATATTCATTTACAGACAATT
The DNA window shown above is from Candidatus Pelagibacter sp. RS39 and carries:
- the rpe gene encoding ribulose-phosphate 3-epimerase, translating into MKKIQISPSILSADFSQLGNEIKRLEDAGADMIHVDVMDGHFVPNLTIGPPVIKALRKYSELTFDVHLMISPVHKYIKDFADAGADIITIHPEATDNLAESIKHIKSFKKKVGISLNPNTEVNIIENELENVDLILVMSVHPGFGGQKFIPEVIKKIELLKKLKDDKNYKYDIEVDGGINFSNSKDVINAGANILVSGTTIFKENNGNIKKNIETLKEV
- a CDS encoding heparinase II/III family protein → MLLDGFFETLSEFTDIIKKKFRNIYQNSSFYEKKISKTFDNEFIYKPSPHLLSSIIKYQNKKYKIEDFELETVWNNQIKSRDFKKLNNFFWLFSLDLKSSKNSVKKVITNWINNNSHFKKESWEFDMTAKRIISCLSNHQLTYDDNDKEYRSIFDHMIQKQTNHLLNEIKNSKDLENKVIGCTAIILTGLCYKINKNYLEIGLSFLKKITVSSIDNQGFTRSRNIKQLIFFLKYFVLIREWFKEAQVEVPDHIEENIYYFGQGYAFIRQNIATDLLFNGNNNSNTYDLDNYLKRLGYKFKNENKDYGGYIILKNKKICLAMDAGSSPNSKYTHDYQSGALSFEIISNGRKLITNCGYYKKNNQNLNEISKSSAVHSTLIIDDNSSCKFTKKKDELILKTGLKITQRNSVCEKNYWKINAAHDGYLKKFKSIHERNIEFFPEQMKFVGNDKIIRKKNNHNLKFDIRFHLEPNIKLMKTQDNKSILIELEDEGWKFTCDNYEINIDNGLYFGNKNSYIENQNIFISGILNNNEENVRWEIKKI
- the purH gene encoding bifunctional phosphoribosylaminoimidazolecarboxamide formyltransferase/IMP cyclohydrolase; protein product: MKKIRSALISLSDKSNLKPLLQELSRNNIKMISSGGTFKAIKKLKFKCLDVSDFTGFKEILNGRVKTLHPKIHAGILNKRSNKSHSSDIKKNNFENIDLVIVNFYPFEKTIEQTKNHSKIIENIDVGGPTMVRAAAKNYNDVTVITSVDHYSELINELKKNKGSTSLKFREKMSRLAFGETAYYDAVISNYFNKFYNINFPKRKILYTNLVEKLRYGENPHQLGAFYSQNIKNKLEQIHGKTLSYNNYSDIFAALTISKSLPKNTGTVIVKHGNPCGVSALKNNLESYKSALETDPISAFGGIVSCNYKVTQKLAFMLNKIFLEVIVANGFDKKALKILKSKKNLRLIDSSKISFSEVWKFNSLDNFTLMQSEDKKIFSKKDFRIVSKKQPSKSQLDNLMFAFNVCRYTKSNAIVLASNKSTIGIGSGQPSRLDSCKIAVDKMNKFSKIKNDIVAASDAFFPFVDGVEKLVQSGVSAIVQPAGSIRDKEIIKFANETNTVLIFSKTRHFRH
- a CDS encoding 4a-hydroxytetrahydrobiopterin dehydratase; its protein translation is MSDLLEKKCVPCEGGVKAFDISEIHKYQKKVDGWEIVQNDKKVYLLEKKFEFKNFIESQKFVNEVGRVSENEGHHPDIMFGWGYARINITTHAIEGLSENDFILAAKIDKIINV
- a CDS encoding class I SAM-dependent methyltransferase — its product is MNIENIFNDISFKVSPKDDYRSSYKFRFMKSFYKIFKKEKNYVFDNCIINKEKIDLDLRKELIKIDSMSTYAIGYLINRICKNLSKNQVYLNIGCWKGFSLVAGMINTQCKVIGVDNFSQFTGPKNDFIKNFENSKKSNHFFFEQDYEKYFESLDHTKDKFDFYFYDGEHSYNNQFKNLEIADKFLNIGSVVLIDDINFDEVYEGTLDFINKTKSNFKIIKEIKTANNHCHPSFWNGIMILKKV